In Pseudonocardia sp. C8, one genomic interval encodes:
- a CDS encoding winged helix-turn-helix transcriptional regulator has protein sequence MRPAEPPPDHALPTPAGSDPTDSGTVDSGVVDAGAEPADAAASQTPGSWMFLSSHAHVLLCLAADPHQTLPVIAQKVGITTRAVQLILTDLIQGGYIERTKVGRRNHYRINPDGHLRHPLEAHHRIADLITAVGPATPDDARDASADGASTPPRRRRTG, from the coding sequence ATGCGGCCTGCCGAACCCCCACCCGACCACGCCCTCCCCACCCCAGCGGGCTCGGATCCCACCGACTCCGGCACGGTGGATTCTGGCGTGGTGGATGCTGGTGCGGAACCGGCCGACGCCGCCGCGTCGCAGACGCCAGGGTCGTGGATGTTCCTGAGCAGCCACGCCCACGTGCTGCTCTGCCTGGCCGCCGACCCGCACCAGACCCTGCCCGTCATCGCCCAGAAGGTCGGCATCACCACCCGCGCCGTCCAGCTCATCCTCACCGACCTCATCCAGGGCGGCTACATCGAGCGCACCAAAGTCGGCCGCCGCAACCACTACCGCATCAACCCCGACGGCCATCTGCGCCACCCGCTGGAAGCCCACCACCGCATCGCCGACCTCATCACCGCCGTCGGTCCCGCCACCCCTGACGATGCTCGTGATGCTTCGGCTGACGGCGCCTCGACTCCTCCGCGTCGTCGCCGCACCGGATAA
- a CDS encoding NUDIX hydrolase has product MPDQATIDAAAVDARLAETEYDDAQAWLHARSTALEPLAAEVWVTDPEHRHVLLVRHRVRGWVPPGGTVEPGETPRAAAARELLEETGLLGELLSVPAAVAVRSFRADWTPTLSLSYGAVINRDAPLGGEKGQPPKWVDLDESWESVFPEDRDRIRAYVRRLAAEHAVEAR; this is encoded by the coding sequence ATGCCTGACCAGGCGACGATCGACGCTGCGGCCGTCGATGCTCGCCTTGCCGAGACCGAGTACGACGACGCTCAGGCGTGGCTACACGCACGTTCGACCGCGTTGGAGCCGCTCGCAGCCGAGGTCTGGGTCACCGACCCGGAGCACCGCCACGTGCTGCTCGTGCGGCACCGGGTGCGAGGCTGGGTACCGCCTGGCGGAACCGTCGAGCCAGGCGAGACGCCTCGAGCCGCAGCAGCCCGTGAACTCTTGGAGGAGACCGGCCTGCTGGGCGAGCTGCTGTCAGTGCCGGCGGCCGTCGCTGTCCGCTCTTTCCGCGCCGACTGGACGCCAACGCTGAGCCTGTCCTACGGAGCCGTCATCAACCGCGACGCGCCACTCGGCGGGGAGAAGGGACAGCCGCCGAAGTGGGTCGACCTGGACGAATCGTGGGAGAGCGTGTTCCCCGAGGATCGCGACCGAATCCGCGCGTATGTGCGCAGGCTCGCGGCAGAGCACGCGGTCGAGGCGCGCTGA
- a CDS encoding bacteriophage spanin2 family protein has translation MRISTRWTSVLLGVGVVAAISGCGAVQQAGDTAGSAADTVTGAVAAAEVCSDALALVANPPDLSAPQAALDQAHTTATELTDLAATTSDTDIGRAITDLAATLQTATLDTLTSAPAAWLQTRADQAAALTTACAP, from the coding sequence ATGCGCATCTCGACTCGATGGACCTCTGTGCTGCTCGGCGTGGGCGTCGTGGCGGCGATCAGCGGCTGCGGCGCTGTCCAGCAGGCCGGCGACACCGCCGGTTCGGCCGCGGACACCGTGACCGGCGCGGTCGCCGCCGCCGAGGTGTGTAGCGACGCGCTGGCACTGGTCGCCAACCCGCCCGACCTCAGCGCACCGCAGGCCGCACTGGACCAGGCGCACACCACCGCCACCGAGCTCACCGACCTGGCCGCGACCACCAGCGACACCGACATCGGCCGCGCCATCACCGACCTGGCCGCCACCCTGCAGACGGCCACCCTGGACACCCTCACCAGTGCTCCAGCCGCCTGGCTGCAGACCAGGGCCGATCAGGCCGCCGCGCTCACCACCGCCTGCGCGCCCTGA
- a CDS encoding helix-turn-helix domain-containing protein has protein sequence MSDRRDAFAARREQMGYTQESFGAAVGVEFSTVGRWERGTLTPQPYRRPCLAKTLDVSLDQLDALLTPNRQASTVATEPADPAEADDMNRRDLLRLFSMTGALLALPAGETVLGDVDRLAATAHAGTVDTAGAAEFAQLNSHLWRVYALSPTKAQVPPLVRAQLGVLSDSLRRPQTPTIRQRLCELTADLFQLAGEIFFDGNRYTDAAHCYTLAATASKEAVASDLWACALTRHAFVAVYERRFADAAPMLDVAATIARRGDPSLSTRHWVAVVQAETFAGLGDFDSCQHALDTAAEVQRLRGQVHNGGWLRFDGSRLAEERGTCYVTLGRHDLAEAALVDALQGTLTARRKAGVLTDLAMIGVHRRDPDQVVTYADTVLTTARQTRSGVIAQKLRVLQPHLASLLNDQQIQRLDAEITKLVGNRAA, from the coding sequence ATGAGTGACCGACGAGATGCCTTCGCCGCGCGGCGTGAGCAGATGGGCTACACCCAGGAGAGCTTCGGCGCGGCGGTGGGCGTGGAGTTCTCCACGGTCGGACGCTGGGAACGCGGCACCCTGACCCCGCAGCCGTACCGTCGACCGTGTTTGGCTAAGACCCTCGATGTGAGCCTCGACCAGTTGGATGCGTTGCTCACGCCGAACCGGCAAGCTTCTACCGTTGCCACTGAACCAGCCGACCCTGCGGAGGCCGACGACATGAACCGTCGTGACCTGCTGCGCTTGTTCAGCATGACCGGCGCGTTGCTCGCGCTGCCTGCTGGCGAGACAGTACTCGGCGACGTCGACCGGCTCGCCGCCACAGCTCACGCGGGCACGGTGGACACGGCGGGAGCAGCGGAGTTCGCCCAGCTCAACTCCCACCTGTGGCGCGTGTACGCACTGTCGCCGACCAAGGCCCAGGTGCCGCCGCTGGTCCGAGCCCAACTCGGTGTACTCAGCGACTCCTTGCGACGACCGCAGACACCGACCATCCGACAACGGCTCTGCGAGCTGACCGCCGACCTCTTCCAGTTGGCGGGGGAAATCTTCTTCGACGGCAACCGATACACCGACGCCGCTCACTGCTACACGCTTGCGGCAACAGCGAGCAAGGAGGCCGTCGCTTCCGACCTGTGGGCCTGCGCGTTGACCAGGCATGCTTTCGTCGCCGTGTACGAGCGCCGATTCGCGGATGCCGCGCCGATGCTCGACGTGGCCGCCACCATCGCACGTCGAGGCGACCCCAGCCTGTCGACCCGACACTGGGTCGCCGTGGTGCAGGCCGAGACCTTCGCCGGCCTCGGCGACTTTGACTCCTGCCAACATGCCCTCGACACCGCTGCTGAGGTCCAGCGCCTACGGGGCCAGGTGCACAACGGCGGCTGGCTCCGGTTTGATGGCTCCCGCTTGGCTGAAGAACGCGGAACCTGCTACGTCACGCTGGGCCGCCACGACCTAGCTGAAGCGGCTCTGGTCGACGCCCTGCAGGGCACCTTGACCGCCCGCCGGAAAGCAGGCGTCCTGACCGACCTGGCGATGATCGGCGTGCACCGTCGCGACCCGGACCAGGTCGTCACCTACGCCGACACCGTCCTGACTACCGCCCGCCAGACCCGCTCGGGGGTCATCGCACAGAAGCTGCGGGTCCTTCAGCCACACCTTGCTTCCTTGCTCAACGACCAACAAATCCAGCGACTCGATGCCGAGATCACCAAACTCGTCGGCAACCGCGCCGCGTGA
- a CDS encoding thiopeptide-type bacteriocin biosynthesis protein, with protein sequence MLPDSWHHYLVEFADPTTAEHTAATLLVPALDQAQQDGELDTWWHLRKTPAWRLRYQPVNPETKAVDTLLSDLEADGHLARWTRGIYEPETLAFGGPAAMDIAHSLFHHDSRHCLARATKPAALGQRETTVLLFSSMLRAAGLDWFEQGDVWDKVAALRPTAQPHSNNSPHTERLSQAVRRLMTTNTHKVADVAPDVVPETWWTAFDTAGRQLARAGHLERGLRAVLAHHFIFHANRAGLSGTDQATLAALAVDTVFYSTPTRQAPAGTTSNTVRVPAMTTTVSDGSTGSADELRTKLADRLVKDGTVRTDAVEAAFRQVPRHLFLPDVPLVEA encoded by the coding sequence ATGCTGCCGGACAGCTGGCACCACTACCTGGTCGAGTTCGCCGACCCGACCACGGCCGAGCACACCGCCGCGACCCTGCTCGTACCCGCTCTCGACCAGGCCCAACAGGACGGCGAACTCGACACGTGGTGGCACCTGCGCAAGACACCCGCCTGGCGGCTGCGTTACCAACCGGTCAACCCCGAGACGAAAGCGGTCGACACGCTGCTGTCCGACCTGGAGGCCGATGGGCATCTCGCGCGCTGGACTCGCGGCATCTACGAACCCGAAACCCTTGCCTTCGGTGGACCCGCCGCGATGGACATCGCGCACTCGCTGTTTCACCACGACAGTCGCCACTGCCTCGCCCGTGCCACGAAACCCGCTGCCTTGGGTCAGAGAGAGACCACCGTCCTGCTGTTCAGCTCGATGCTGCGCGCCGCCGGGCTGGACTGGTTCGAGCAGGGCGACGTCTGGGACAAGGTGGCTGCGCTCCGGCCCACCGCCCAACCCCACTCCAACAACTCTCCGCACACCGAGCGGTTGAGCCAAGCCGTGCGCCGACTGATGACCACCAACACGCACAAGGTCGCCGACGTCGCCCCCGACGTGGTTCCCGAGACCTGGTGGACAGCGTTCGACACGGCCGGTCGCCAACTCGCTCGCGCCGGACACCTCGAGCGGGGCCTGCGCGCCGTCCTGGCGCACCACTTCATCTTCCACGCCAACCGCGCCGGTCTCTCCGGCACCGACCAGGCCACCCTCGCCGCGCTGGCCGTCGACACCGTTTTTTACAGCACGCCTACCCGGCAGGCACCAGCCGGGACCACCTCCAACACCGTTAGGGTTCCCGCAATGACAACCACCGTCAGTGACGGTTCCACCGGCTCCGCCGACGAGCTGCGTACCAAGCTCGCCGACCGCCTCGTCAAGGACGGCACCGTCCGCACCGACGCTGTGGAGGCCGCGTTCCGGCAGGTGCCCCGACACCTGTTCCTGCCCGACGTCCCCCTGGTCGAGGCGTAA
- a CDS encoding lantibiotic dehydratase: MSTALPDRVGFRAAGGLLVRAVAEGELKLPPWPTLTATGADAVTAWVDWLREVWEVEAVRDAIGLASPVLADRVHNLCGAQVASERESRRVVLSVLRYLARLTGRPTPNGLFAGVTAARFDADPSQRWGDDHRADAAADAGWLAEVIRRLEGQAEILERLVLVANSTLMVRGERLVVPYQPTVNHRGTGAVEVELRYTGPVRAAVRAARTPIPFDDMREQVQAEFPSTAGSTVTGLLATLVARRVLVTNLHAPSTEPDALGHLVRELATVGEAATERCMTLNDIHDMLRRHRNSPAEARRRLRTDAAASMSRLAPSRRSPVTVDLRLDLDVVLPSAVAREAERAALVLARLTSRASGTAAWADFHRRFYQRFGTGAQVPLLEVIADSGIGWPDGYPGTSGVVTRPQQTPRDERLLALAQAAALDGQQEVVLGERLIAELELAPVHSMRLPSHLELCARVDSPSLQALKQGNFQLVVTSVSRSAGVVSGRFLHLFDEHDRRMLITPLAPPASDGVIQAQLSFPPLDPATAHVARSAQVLPTIVSLAEHRDTAASTAVLTAADLAVSCDSDRLYLTAPALGARVEAWGLHALNLRKHTPPLARLLVELTRAHCAEVTDFDWGTAATLPFLPRLRFGRIVLSPARWRLAAADLPDRTSSWATWDSALAEWRTRRRLPQAVFLVDGDWRLPLDLVEDAHRVLLREHLGTHPHAVLEEGPAEDAAGWLDGRAHDVVVPMASCQPQATTRPPRPTPQRIVRPGEHGLSPGGSPMLFAKLYGDPQRHNTVLAKHLPALLAEWGDAQPRWWFLRFREGNEHYLRLRISLLSTEPVVFGEAAGRVSAWADRLRRLGLLRDIAFATSYPETGRWGSGAALSAVEAFFTADSRAVLAELAWPARPHDHALAAANFAAIAVAFMGGTEAGMRWLVDHVPAKPPTVVPRPVFTEAQCLADPSENFRALRSTPGAASVVATWAERAQTVAAYRAHLSGAEAEGVDPDAALGSLLHTHFLRAYGIEPDDKAVCLYLARTAALTFAARTGGPR; encoded by the coding sequence GTGTCCACGGCCTTGCCCGACCGCGTCGGCTTTCGAGCCGCGGGTGGCCTGTTGGTCCGGGCTGTTGCAGAGGGCGAGCTGAAACTTCCGCCGTGGCCGACGCTGACCGCGACCGGGGCCGACGCCGTCACCGCGTGGGTGGACTGGCTGCGCGAAGTGTGGGAGGTCGAAGCCGTCCGTGACGCCATCGGCCTGGCCAGCCCTGTCCTTGCTGACCGCGTCCACAACCTGTGTGGCGCTCAGGTTGCCAGCGAGCGCGAATCCCGGCGCGTGGTGCTGTCCGTTCTGCGGTACCTGGCACGGTTGACCGGCCGTCCGACTCCCAACGGCTTGTTCGCCGGGGTCACCGCCGCGCGGTTCGACGCGGATCCCTCTCAGCGTTGGGGTGATGATCATCGCGCGGACGCTGCGGCCGACGCCGGGTGGCTGGCCGAGGTCATCCGACGGTTGGAAGGTCAGGCCGAGATCCTGGAGCGCTTGGTCCTCGTCGCGAACTCCACGTTGATGGTGCGCGGTGAGCGGCTTGTGGTTCCGTACCAGCCGACCGTCAACCATCGAGGCACCGGCGCAGTCGAAGTCGAACTTCGCTACACCGGCCCGGTGCGCGCGGCCGTGCGAGCTGCGCGGACACCGATTCCTTTCGATGACATGCGCGAGCAGGTACAGGCCGAGTTCCCGAGCACCGCCGGGAGCACGGTGACCGGCTTGCTGGCCACGTTGGTCGCTCGTCGCGTGCTCGTCACCAACCTCCATGCGCCGAGCACGGAGCCCGACGCACTTGGCCACTTGGTGCGCGAGCTGGCCACGGTCGGCGAGGCTGCCACCGAGCGGTGCATGACGCTGAACGACATCCACGACATGTTGCGGCGACATCGGAACAGCCCAGCGGAAGCGCGGCGCAGGCTACGGACCGACGCCGCCGCGTCCATGAGCCGCCTGGCTCCGTCACGGCGGAGCCCAGTCACGGTCGACCTGCGGCTGGACCTGGACGTCGTGCTCCCCAGCGCAGTCGCCCGCGAAGCGGAACGTGCCGCGCTGGTCCTGGCGCGCCTGACCTCCCGCGCCAGCGGTACGGCAGCCTGGGCGGACTTCCACCGACGCTTCTACCAGCGGTTCGGCACCGGCGCACAGGTGCCACTGCTCGAGGTCATTGCCGACAGCGGGATCGGCTGGCCTGACGGCTACCCCGGCACCAGCGGAGTGGTCACACGACCCCAGCAGACGCCTCGGGACGAACGGCTGCTGGCGTTGGCCCAGGCCGCCGCGTTGGACGGTCAGCAAGAGGTCGTCCTCGGCGAGAGGTTGATCGCCGAGCTGGAGCTGGCGCCTGTGCACTCGATGCGGCTGCCCTCGCACCTCGAGTTGTGCGCCCGTGTCGACTCCCCGAGCCTGCAAGCCCTGAAGCAGGGCAACTTCCAGCTCGTCGTTACCTCAGTCTCGCGATCGGCCGGCGTCGTCAGCGGCCGTTTCCTGCACCTGTTCGACGAACACGACCGCCGAATGCTGATCACGCCGCTCGCCCCGCCCGCGTCTGACGGGGTAATCCAGGCCCAGTTGTCATTCCCGCCTCTGGACCCCGCCACCGCACACGTCGCCCGCAGCGCCCAGGTCCTGCCAACCATCGTCAGCCTCGCCGAACACCGCGACACCGCCGCGTCAACGGCGGTCCTCACGGCGGCGGACTTGGCGGTCAGTTGCGACAGCGACCGCCTGTATCTGACCGCACCCGCCCTCGGCGCGAGGGTCGAAGCGTGGGGCTTGCACGCACTCAACCTACGCAAACACACTCCGCCGCTGGCCCGCCTCCTGGTCGAACTGACCCGCGCACACTGCGCGGAGGTCACCGACTTCGACTGGGGCACGGCGGCCACGTTGCCGTTTCTTCCTCGGCTGCGCTTCGGCCGCATCGTGCTGTCCCCGGCCCGGTGGCGGTTGGCCGCAGCCGACCTTCCCGACCGGACCTCCAGCTGGGCGACCTGGGACAGCGCCCTGGCCGAGTGGCGCACCCGCCGCCGCCTCCCGCAGGCGGTGTTCCTGGTCGACGGGGACTGGCGGTTGCCGCTCGATCTCGTCGAGGACGCACACCGGGTCCTGCTGCGCGAGCACCTCGGTACCCACCCCCACGCGGTGCTGGAGGAAGGACCCGCTGAGGACGCCGCCGGATGGCTCGATGGCCGTGCTCACGACGTCGTCGTGCCCATGGCCAGCTGTCAGCCGCAGGCCACGACGCGGCCACCGCGCCCGACGCCCCAGCGGATCGTCCGGCCAGGTGAGCACGGGCTGTCGCCGGGTGGTTCCCCCATGCTGTTCGCCAAGCTCTACGGCGACCCGCAACGTCACAACACCGTGCTCGCCAAGCACCTGCCCGCACTGCTGGCGGAGTGGGGCGATGCCCAACCGCGGTGGTGGTTTCTGCGATTCCGCGAGGGCAACGAGCACTACCTGCGCTTGCGGATCAGTCTCCTCAGCACTGAGCCAGTGGTGTTCGGCGAGGCGGCCGGCCGGGTCAGCGCCTGGGCCGACCGGCTCCGCCGCCTCGGCCTGCTGCGCGACATCGCTTTCGCGACCTCCTACCCGGAGACCGGCCGCTGGGGCTCAGGTGCGGCACTATCAGCCGTCGAGGCGTTCTTCACGGCTGACTCCCGCGCCGTGCTCGCCGAGCTCGCCTGGCCCGCGCGACCGCACGACCATGCTCTGGCCGCGGCGAACTTCGCCGCCATCGCCGTCGCCTTCATGGGAGGGACCGAGGCCGGGATGCGGTGGCTGGTCGACCATGTCCCGGCCAAACCTCCTACCGTCGTGCCCCGGCCGGTGTTCACCGAGGCACAATGCCTCGCCGACCCCTCCGAGAATTTCCGCGCCTTGCGCAGCACGCCGGGTGCGGCTTCGGTCGTCGCGACATGGGCCGAGCGCGCCCAGACCGTAGCTGCCTACCGAGCGCACCTGTCCGGGGCTGAGGCCGAGGGCGTCGACCCGGACGCCGCCTTGGGCTCGTTGCTGCACACGCACTTCCTGCGGGCCTACGGCATCGAGCCCGACGACAAGGCGGTGTGCCTTTACCTGGCCCGGACCGCGGCCCTGACCTTCGCCGCCCGCACCGGAGGACCGCGATGA
- a CDS encoding FxLD family lanthipeptide, producing the protein MTVQMEWSPTTVATPAAEVEMGSEFDLDITLVEVVDPAHLINMTDDGCGTTCEKSTCISAA; encoded by the coding sequence GTGACGGTTCAGATGGAGTGGTCGCCGACCACGGTGGCCACGCCCGCCGCGGAGGTCGAGATGGGCTCGGAGTTCGACCTCGACATCACGCTGGTCGAGGTGGTGGACCCGGCGCATCTGATCAACATGACGGATGACGGCTGCGGGACGACGTGCGAGAAGTCGACCTGCATCAGCGCCGCCTGA
- a CDS encoding TerC family protein gives MVVPLWAWAAVLGVILVMLAIDLFAHRRAHVVGVREAAAWSAVWVALGLGFGAIVWWAWGSEFAAQYFAGYVIEKSLAVDNVFVFAIIFGYFAVPREYQHRVLFYGVLGALVFRAVFIAAGSVLIASFAWILYVFGAFLVATGVRMAVHRNETIDPDRSVVLRLFRKVIPTTEEYHGQKFLVRQAGRWVATPLLAVLVLVEVTDIVFAVDSIPAIFAITQQPFLVFTSNAFAILGLRAMYFLLADLMHRFIYLKLGLALVLVWVGIKMLLLDLYKIPTWFSLAVVALLLAVAVTASWIRTRTTPATPAAASADSLAGAEPDTVTTEPAQTGAAAAETAPSSPTGLSTRD, from the coding sequence GTGGTTGTTCCGTTGTGGGCGTGGGCCGCGGTGCTCGGCGTGATCCTGGTGATGCTCGCGATCGACCTGTTCGCCCACCGCCGCGCACACGTGGTCGGGGTCCGCGAGGCCGCCGCCTGGTCGGCGGTGTGGGTCGCGCTCGGCCTCGGGTTCGGCGCGATCGTGTGGTGGGCGTGGGGCAGCGAGTTCGCCGCCCAGTACTTCGCGGGCTACGTGATCGAGAAGTCCCTCGCGGTGGACAACGTGTTCGTCTTCGCGATCATCTTCGGCTACTTCGCCGTTCCCCGCGAGTACCAGCACCGCGTGCTGTTCTACGGCGTGCTCGGCGCACTGGTGTTCCGGGCGGTGTTCATCGCCGCGGGCTCGGTGCTCATCGCGTCCTTCGCCTGGATCCTGTACGTGTTCGGCGCCTTCCTGGTCGCCACCGGTGTCCGGATGGCCGTGCACCGCAACGAGACCATCGACCCCGACCGCAGCGTCGTGCTGCGCCTGTTCCGCAAGGTCATCCCCACCACCGAGGAGTACCACGGGCAGAAGTTCCTGGTGCGCCAGGCCGGGCGCTGGGTGGCCACCCCTCTGTTGGCGGTGCTGGTGCTGGTCGAGGTCACCGACATCGTCTTCGCCGTCGACTCCATCCCGGCGATCTTCGCCATCACCCAGCAGCCGTTCCTGGTGTTCACCTCCAACGCCTTCGCCATCCTGGGCCTGCGCGCCATGTACTTCCTGCTCGCCGACCTGATGCACCGCTTCATCTACCTCAAGCTAGGCCTCGCCCTGGTGCTGGTGTGGGTCGGCATCAAGATGCTGCTGCTCGACCTCTACAAGATCCCCACCTGGTTCTCGCTGGCCGTGGTCGCCCTCCTGCTCGCCGTCGCCGTCACGGCCAGCTGGATCCGCACCCGCACCACCCCGGCCACCCCAGCGGCTGCCTCTGCCGATTCGCTGGCCGGTGCGGAGCCCGACACGGTCACGACCGAGCCAGCCCAAACCGGGGCGGCCGCAGCCGAGACGGCCCCGTCCTCGCCCACTGGCCTGTCGACGCGCGACTGA
- a CDS encoding four-helix bundle copper-binding protein, whose product MAATMIEQRYQEAVEACARCRQSCETCHYNCCLPNGSADCGRLCVDCAEICRLCETLMARGSQWAPQVAVLCAQVCDACAEQCERSDSDYCRACAHACRECARQCRSIAAG is encoded by the coding sequence ATGGCCGCAACGATGATCGAGCAGCGTTATCAGGAAGCAGTGGAGGCGTGCGCGCGCTGCCGCCAGTCCTGCGAGACCTGCCACTACAACTGCTGTTTGCCCAACGGCAGCGCCGACTGTGGTCGGCTGTGCGTGGATTGTGCGGAGATTTGTCGGCTGTGCGAGACACTGATGGCGCGCGGCTCGCAGTGGGCACCGCAGGTGGCTGTTCTGTGCGCGCAGGTGTGTGATGCCTGCGCCGAGCAGTGCGAGCGCAGCGACTCCGACTACTGCCGGGCGTGTGCGCACGCCTGCCGCGAGTGCGCCCGCCAGTGCCGCTCCATCGCCGCAGGCTGA
- a CDS encoding lanthionine synthetase C family protein, translated as MNADLASDAAVEYATGIADRLARPDAPHLPTDEPWWHQSLAHGAPGVALLHIELAAAGIRPFDRAHDWLTAVTSKPITAGASTGLFYGAPAVARALAGAATVRPGTYQSALTPLTRQIAADAHNRVDKAHERMDVVGMLPQMAEFDTIRGLAGLGAHLLHHDPDGTALPAVLGALVRLTQPVMVEGEALPGWWTLTGPTGHEDDEFPGGHGNFGVAHGIGGPLALLAQALRRGIAVDGQRQAVATICAWLDSWRISTPSGHRWPYMVTRDEARSTPMYVRHSGASRRPSWCYGTAGIARTLHLAALALDDADRRQIAEEAVISAVTDPEQDALISDASLCHGYAGLARITAHTAIDTPEPAASRLRALATEMLHRACAQAVPEGPGFLEGAAGVGLAALAAEIEPATGWGTGLLIT; from the coding sequence ATGAACGCCGACCTCGCCTCGGATGCCGCGGTCGAGTACGCGACGGGGATCGCCGATCGCCTCGCCCGGCCGGACGCCCCCCACCTGCCCACGGACGAGCCGTGGTGGCACCAATCCCTCGCCCACGGCGCTCCTGGTGTGGCACTGCTGCACATCGAGCTGGCAGCCGCCGGGATACGGCCGTTCGACCGCGCCCATGACTGGCTGACCGCCGTCACCAGCAAGCCGATCACCGCCGGAGCGAGCACCGGCTTGTTCTACGGCGCGCCGGCAGTCGCGCGCGCCCTCGCGGGAGCCGCCACAGTCCGTCCCGGCACGTACCAGTCCGCCCTCACGCCCTTGACCCGGCAGATCGCCGCCGACGCCCACAACCGCGTCGACAAGGCCCACGAGCGCATGGACGTCGTCGGGATGTTGCCGCAGATGGCCGAGTTCGACACGATTCGGGGCCTCGCTGGTCTCGGTGCCCATCTGCTGCACCACGACCCCGACGGCACCGCCCTGCCGGCCGTTCTGGGCGCCCTCGTGCGGCTCACCCAACCGGTGATGGTCGAAGGAGAGGCCCTGCCGGGGTGGTGGACCCTCACCGGTCCCACCGGCCACGAGGACGACGAGTTCCCCGGAGGCCACGGCAACTTCGGCGTAGCACACGGCATCGGCGGCCCGCTGGCACTGCTGGCCCAGGCCCTGCGCCGGGGCATCGCCGTGGACGGGCAGCGCCAGGCCGTCGCGACGATCTGCGCGTGGCTGGACTCCTGGCGCATAAGCACTCCGAGCGGGCACCGGTGGCCCTACATGGTCACCCGAGACGAGGCGCGTTCGACGCCGATGTACGTGCGGCACAGCGGGGCCAGCCGACGCCCGAGCTGGTGCTACGGAACAGCGGGCATCGCCCGCACCCTGCACCTCGCCGCCCTGGCCCTCGACGACGCCGATCGCCGCCAGATCGCCGAGGAAGCCGTGATCAGTGCGGTGACCGACCCGGAACAGGATGCGTTGATCAGCGACGCTTCGCTGTGCCACGGCTACGCCGGACTCGCCCGGATCACCGCTCATACCGCCATCGACACACCGGAGCCGGCCGCTTCCCGACTCCGCGCGCTGGCCACCGAGATGCTGCACCGCGCCTGCGCCCAGGCCGTTCCCGAAGGCCCCGGCTTCCTCGAAGGCGCTGCCGGGGTCGGCCTAGCTGCCCTCGCCGCTGAGATCGAGCCCGCGACAGGCTGGGGCACCGGCCTGCTCATCACCTGA
- a CDS encoding TerC/Alx family metal homeostasis membrane protein, which translates to MSVAAPADSVGSSSIGSPWLWVASIAVILGLLVTDFAVTRRPHEVSIREAIGWSVFYLTLPVLFGIWLWAVFDSGPALEFITGFVVEKSLSVDNLFVFMLILAGFAVPSPIQQRVLLYGIAGALVLRGIFIAAGAALLQAGTWAFLLFGLILLVSAGKILHEVHTGSAFAGRDVSQMRIVRLLRRFMPVTDDYRGTRLTVREHGRRALTPLAVVVAAVFVTDVVFAVDSVPAVYGITADPYLVFATNAFALLGLRALYFVLHATLAKLVYLNHGLAVILAFIGLKLVLHWAHGIWPATPQIPTPVSLAVIVAILAVVIAASLRTRRRAEQHVIEAEQHVIEKD; encoded by the coding sequence CTGTCCGTGGCCGCGCCCGCCGACTCGGTGGGGTCCTCGTCGATCGGGTCGCCCTGGTTGTGGGTCGCCAGCATCGCCGTAATACTCGGCCTCCTCGTCACCGATTTCGCCGTCACCCGCCGTCCCCACGAGGTGTCGATACGGGAAGCGATTGGCTGGTCGGTGTTCTATCTCACGCTGCCCGTCCTGTTCGGGATCTGGCTGTGGGCGGTGTTCGACAGCGGGCCGGCACTGGAGTTCATCACCGGCTTCGTGGTGGAGAAGTCACTGTCGGTGGACAACCTGTTCGTGTTCATGCTGATCCTGGCCGGGTTCGCGGTCCCGTCCCCCATTCAGCAACGGGTGCTGCTGTACGGCATCGCCGGTGCCCTGGTCCTGCGGGGCATCTTCATCGCGGCGGGCGCGGCGCTGCTGCAGGCAGGCACCTGGGCGTTCCTCCTCTTCGGCCTGATCCTGCTCGTGTCCGCGGGCAAGATCCTGCACGAGGTGCACACCGGTTCGGCCTTCGCGGGCCGCGACGTATCCCAGATGCGTATCGTGCGACTGCTCCGCAGGTTCATGCCCGTCACCGACGACTACCGAGGCACCCGGCTGACCGTACGGGAGCACGGACGACGCGCGCTCACGCCGCTTGCGGTGGTGGTCGCCGCGGTGTTCGTGACCGACGTGGTGTTCGCCGTGGACTCGGTCCCCGCGGTCTACGGCATCACCGCGGACCCCTACCTGGTATTCGCCACCAACGCCTTCGCGCTGCTCGGCCTGCGCGCGCTCTACTTCGTGCTCCACGCCACGCTGGCCAAGCTCGTCTATCTCAACCACGGCCTGGCGGTCATTCTCGCGTTCATCGGTCTGAAACTGGTGTTGCACTGGGCCCACGGAATCTGGCCGGCCACCCCGCAGATCCCCACGCCGGTCTCCCTCGCTGTCATCGTGGCCATCCTCGCCGTCGTCATCGCGGCGAGCCTGCGCACCCGCCGCCGAGCCGAGCAGCACGTGATTGAGGCCGAGCAGCACGTGATTGAGAAGGACTGA